From Drosophila yakuba strain Tai18E2 chromosome 2L, Prin_Dyak_Tai18E2_2.1, whole genome shotgun sequence, one genomic window encodes:
- the LOC6528294 gene encoding bcl-2-related ovarian killer protein isoform X1: MAPTTSPPPKLAKFKSSSLDHEIYTANRRGTIATASSDWKALRGGGAGGGEAGSGTGHNPSNGRSLHAGGPMIRAASTSSLASTTRTMTNYQEYKMDIINQGKCLCGQYIRARLRRAGVLNRKVTQRLRNILDPGSSHVVYEVFPALNSMGEELERMHPRVYTNISRQLSRAPFGELEDSDMAPMLLNLVAKDLFRSSITWGKIISIFAVCGGFAIDCVRQGHFDYLQCLIDGLAEIIEDDLVYWLIDNGGWLGLSRHIRPRVGEFTFLGWLTLFVTISAGVYMVSNVCRRIGGQLYSLLF, encoded by the exons ATGGCTCCCACCACCAGTCCGCCGCCCAAGCTGGCCAAGTTCAAGTCCTCGTCTCTTGACCACGAGATCTACACGGCCAATCGACGCGGCACCATTGCAACGGCCTCCAGCGACTGGAAGGCACTCCGCGGAGGCGGtgctggaggaggagaagcagGATCCGGTACCGGGCACAATCCCTCTAACGGACGCTCGCTTCACGCCGGCGGACCCATGATACGGGCTGCCTCCACATCCTCGCTAGCTAGTACTACGCGCACCATGACCAACTACCAGGAGTACAAAATGGATATCATCAACCAG GGGAAATGTCTGTGTGGTCAGTACATCAGAGCGCGGTTGCGACGAGCAGGAGTCCTCAACCGGAAGGTGACACAGCGCCTGCGCAACATCCTGGATCCCGGCTCCTCGCACGTGGTCTATGAGGTTTTCCCGGCCCTAAACAGC ATGGGCGAGGAACTGGAGCGGATGCACCCGCGGGTGTACACAAACATATCCCGACAGCTGTCGAGGGCCCCGTTCGGGGAGCTAGAGGACAGCGACATGGCGCCCATGCTGCTTAACCTAGTTGCCAAGGATCTTTTTCGTTCCAGTATAACTTGGGGCAAGATAATCTCGATATTTGCCGTATGCGGCGGCTTTGCCATAGACTGCGTGCGTCAGGGTCATTTCGACTACTTACAATGCCTGATTGACGGTCTGGCTGAGATCATAGAGGATGACCTTGTCTACTGGCTGATCGACAACGGCGGATGGCTGGGCCTGTCGCGGCACATCCGACCCCGGGTCGGCGAATTCACGTTCCTGGGATGGTTGACTCTGTTTGTGACCATCTCTGCGGGCGTGTATATGGTCTCAAACGTGTGTCGGCGCATTGGAGGTCAACTGTATTCGCTGCTGTTCTAG
- the LOC6528294 gene encoding bcl-2-related ovarian killer protein isoform X2, with translation MGLISLAGHVISQVGSKGKCLCGQYIRARLRRAGVLNRKVTQRLRNILDPGSSHVVYEVFPALNSMGEELERMHPRVYTNISRQLSRAPFGELEDSDMAPMLLNLVAKDLFRSSITWGKIISIFAVCGGFAIDCVRQGHFDYLQCLIDGLAEIIEDDLVYWLIDNGGWLGLSRHIRPRVGEFTFLGWLTLFVTISAGVYMVSNVCRRIGGQLYSLLF, from the exons ATGGGTTTGATCTCTTTGGCTGGCCATGTCATAAGTCAAGTTGGCTCAAAA GGGAAATGTCTGTGTGGTCAGTACATCAGAGCGCGGTTGCGACGAGCAGGAGTCCTCAACCGGAAGGTGACACAGCGCCTGCGCAACATCCTGGATCCCGGCTCCTCGCACGTGGTCTATGAGGTTTTCCCGGCCCTAAACAGC ATGGGCGAGGAACTGGAGCGGATGCACCCGCGGGTGTACACAAACATATCCCGACAGCTGTCGAGGGCCCCGTTCGGGGAGCTAGAGGACAGCGACATGGCGCCCATGCTGCTTAACCTAGTTGCCAAGGATCTTTTTCGTTCCAGTATAACTTGGGGCAAGATAATCTCGATATTTGCCGTATGCGGCGGCTTTGCCATAGACTGCGTGCGTCAGGGTCATTTCGACTACTTACAATGCCTGATTGACGGTCTGGCTGAGATCATAGAGGATGACCTTGTCTACTGGCTGATCGACAACGGCGGATGGCTGGGCCTGTCGCGGCACATCCGACCCCGGGTCGGCGAATTCACGTTCCTGGGATGGTTGACTCTGTTTGTGACCATCTCTGCGGGCGTGTATATGGTCTCAAACGTGTGTCGGCGCATTGGAGGTCAACTGTATTCGCTGCTGTTCTAG
- the LOC6528294 gene encoding bcl-2-related ovarian killer protein homolog B isoform X3 → MGEELERMHPRVYTNISRQLSRAPFGELEDSDMAPMLLNLVAKDLFRSSITWGKIISIFAVCGGFAIDCVRQGHFDYLQCLIDGLAEIIEDDLVYWLIDNGGWLGLSRHIRPRVGEFTFLGWLTLFVTISAGVYMVSNVCRRIGGQLYSLLF, encoded by the coding sequence ATGGGCGAGGAACTGGAGCGGATGCACCCGCGGGTGTACACAAACATATCCCGACAGCTGTCGAGGGCCCCGTTCGGGGAGCTAGAGGACAGCGACATGGCGCCCATGCTGCTTAACCTAGTTGCCAAGGATCTTTTTCGTTCCAGTATAACTTGGGGCAAGATAATCTCGATATTTGCCGTATGCGGCGGCTTTGCCATAGACTGCGTGCGTCAGGGTCATTTCGACTACTTACAATGCCTGATTGACGGTCTGGCTGAGATCATAGAGGATGACCTTGTCTACTGGCTGATCGACAACGGCGGATGGCTGGGCCTGTCGCGGCACATCCGACCCCGGGTCGGCGAATTCACGTTCCTGGGATGGTTGACTCTGTTTGTGACCATCTCTGCGGGCGTGTATATGGTCTCAAACGTGTGTCGGCGCATTGGAGGTCAACTGTATTCGCTGCTGTTCTAG
- the LOC6528295 gene encoding zinc finger protein 235, which translates to MSSSNQAEETDPNLHVEDGHSGGALPQEFLYCESCGNVYDDTESYDRDHSPQNGCCVGVSGELHFVEEVAEDCILEEVGDEDIVDADVPLWELVDEVPVNMKAEEEEEEPEPSNSDRYFCYDCHSIFENRNRAEEHICPRAESGGGSSQQVGGDAMKAPARRKLASVNARTGPNDASSVISCGICNTVFSSEKFLKFHMRIHENRAPKSIQDALPIGAHQQYSELDQFYCEICNKSFDETLLTIHKQMHQQETSEFMCSICNRRFEDDVTYQMHQKIHEKPRESEPIRRVNQRTSLDKDKPGFPCQYCERVFTRPFEKVKHERVHTGEKPYACEVCGKTFRVSYSLTLHLRTHTNIRPYVCTVCNKRFKSHQVYSHHMRIHSSERQFSCDACPKSFRTSVQLYAHKNTHTKPYQCAVCNRPFSSMFAVKNHMQTHKDVSAKEKVGTSRKTPSAQNSKSQAAGKFYCNTCGAEYVRLFALRLHIKSAHGLVEEQENPSTSPEAAQVAEADDSETAVLIAAAEADAAYINAVVNDVNVVGSVPTYEECVEFDVDNFHSEEVITDWLK; encoded by the exons ATGTCAT CGTCCAACCAAGCCGAGGAGACTGACCCGAATCTCCACGTGGAGGATGGACACTCCGGAGGCGCATTGCCGCAGGAATTCCTTTACTGCGAGAGCTGCGGCAACGTATACGACGACACAGAATCCTACGACAGAGATCACAGTCCGCAGAACGGCTGCTGCGTCGGCGTCAGCGGCGAATTGCATTTCGTCGAGGAGGTCGCCGAAGATTGCATTTTGGAAGAGGTCGGTGACGAGGACATCGTGGACGCAGATGTGCCTCTCTGGGAACTGGTGGATGAAGTTCCGGTCAACATgaaggcggaggaggaggaggaggaaccCGAGCCCAGCAATTCCGATCGCTACTTTTGTTACGACTGCCACAGCATTTTTGAAAATCGAAATAGAGCTGAGGAGCACATTTGTCCGCGGGCGGAATCCGGTGGAGGGTCCAGCCAACAAGTTGGCGGTGATGCGATGAAAGCACCCGCCCGGCGAAAATTGGCTAGTGTCAATGCAAGGACGGGTCCAAACGACGCATCATCCGTCATTAGCTGCGGAATCTGCAACACTGTTTTCAGCTCGGAAAAGTTTCTCAAGTTCCACATGCGCATCCATGAAAATCGAGCTCCTAAAAGCATTCAGGACGCCCTTCCCATAGGGGCCCATCAGCAGTATAGCGAGCTGGACCAGTTTTATTGCGAAATATGCAACAAGAG TTTTGATGAGACCCTTCTGACGATACATAAACAGATGCACCAACAGGAAACTAGTGAGTTTATGTGCAGCATTTGCAACCGGAGATTTGAGGACGATGTTACCTATCAGATGCACCAAAAAATCCATGAGAAACCTCGCGAATCCGAACCCATTCGAAGAGTAAACCAGCGTACTAGTCTCGATAAGGATAAACCCGGGTTTCCCTGCCAGTACTGCGAGCGGGTGTTTACCCGCCCCTTTGAAAAAGTCAAGCACGAACGGGTCCACACCGGAGAAAAGCCTTACGCCTGCGAAGTTTGTGGCAAGACATTTCGCGTGTCCTATTCCCTGACCCTTCATCTGCGTACTCACACGAACATTCGGCCGTATGTTTGCACGGTGTGCAACAAGCG cttTAAATCGCACCAAGTGTACTCCCATCACATGCGCATCCACAGCTCGGAACGGCAGTTTTCATGCGATGCGTGCCCCAAGTCCTTTCGGACGTCCGTGCAGCTGTACGCCCACAAAAACACCCATACCAAGCCTTACCAGTGTGCCGTGTGCAATCGCCCCTTTTCTTCGATGTTCGCCGTCAAGAATCACATGCAGACGCATAAAGACGTCAGCGCCAAAGAAAAAGTCGGCACTAGCCGCAAAACTCCGAGCGCGCAGAACTCCAAGAGCCAGGCAGCTGGAAAGTTCTATTGCAATACTTGTGGAGCTGAGTACGTGCGTCTCTTCGCCCTGCGCCTGCACATTAAGTCGGCTCACGGCTtggtggaggagcaggaaaaTCCCTCAACCTCACCTGAAGCTGCACAAGTCGCTGAGGCCGACGATTCCGAGACTGCTGTGTTGATAGCGGCCGCCGAGGCAGATGCTGCCTATATTAACGCTGTGGTAAATGACGTGAACGTCGTAGGCTCCGTGCCCACCTACGAAGAATGCGTTGAA TTTGACGTGGATAACTTCCACAGCGAGGAAGTTATTACAGATTGGCTTAAGTAG
- the LOC6528296 gene encoding geminin, which produces MSSSAARVYIQVETEAEQKEHLKQQRKTLKPLQGNVNDKENLTGSGRASIVDQLSRLKAGVQVAPKYGKRKCVDTSTTAPATTTKDADTQTDAEAVPLGNADKPITAEDLTSEAEPGENYYKLLAEQRRLALEDSLTENRHLHERIEGLEEEMDTMRQELDEAKNLVEVLKEICDEDNSEVEEDDAAGDEGKVNA; this is translated from the coding sequence ATGTCTTCTAGCGCTGCCAGGGTCTACATCCAAGTCGAGACAGAGGCCGAGCAGAAGGAGCATCTGAAGCAGCAGCGAAAGACTCTAAAACCCTTGCAGGGCAACGTCAACGACAAGGAGAACCTCACTGGTTCAGGGCGCGCTTCCATCGTGGATCAGCTGAGTCGTCTGAAGGCCGGCGTCCAAGTCGCGCCCAAATACGGCAAGCGCAAGTGCGTGGACACGTCCACCACTGCGCCCGCGACGACCACGAAGGATGCAGATACCCAGACTGATGCTGAGGCCGTTCCGCTTGGCAATGCAGACAAGCCCATCACGGCAGAAGATCTCACCAGCGAAGCCGAACCCGGAGAGAACTACTACAAGCTGCTGGCGGAGCAGCGGCGACTTGCGCTGGAGGACTCGCTGACCGAAAACCGACATCTGCACGAGCGCATCGAGGGGCTTGAGGAGGAGATGGACACAATGCGCCAGGAACTGGACGAGGCCAAGAACCTGGTGGAAGTCCTGAAGGAGATATGCGACGAGGACAACAGCGAGGTGGAGGAAGACGACGCAGCGGGTGACGAGGGCAAGGTCAACGCCTAA
- the LOC6528297 gene encoding uncharacterized protein LOC6528297 yields MMNHNEISMNMDVKLDTHDKRPVALRYKTWTHCQVKIEAIKCVPCFLRLSFQVIETESHSQECHPAKPISVSVNVPGVSLSLATSRTKQHSYGLFWTQNRRDCFIYFALETEISCRRHMKWMRKSIKNLELYRQVFLEQRRLSRGPGGLGPLPNLPETLDASALSPRVSQIYEEIFDGSRISRVSIASGIYEEMKPSVMDTPSPPPLPAHPYRQRINTFECAQLGEIARSSTNPESELAKKKKYKNMLENLFGSSRQKRSGSSSEMANESSDEALPLYENAPTPEPVLPVKRTSQLSKSQRNSFSSPDLSKLNLLDTFGEYFEAQNHESSLELNISLDESVIEPMSRDKIVAQITSQLGKADSLESLNVSEQLPYNFNFSACNTSTINLIGSHGAVPQGNQLKKNKILQDDLTGYCVMAPILKATVKEPRGQPGGSTVSTSSGYSTGYCSSTSSCNTEDQLTKTQIANESDIYEPMHGSSLNSTVEAAAAGFAEHLYENLLAVKAAQELEAQPLGFGLSTSTPTESPLAPALPQKRMPKDNIIEQKPEEENYYQTPRKSIISVDDKIPSYYPNSCDTLKSKRRSPTEHGPSFRHLVSSKLRRERKENLYISSPQQIIEQRHKAATISSSSARNKISTKKTAAHKISDSVYTVTHPVKRPNSHNTHQSNNNNNNEGVDDELLHLTVLKNIDFKFDDSQASEDSCQAKATAFPVANTGFVQPILEREYEEKGSRLLQKYATLAKIGHSPSKPLPAPARLEPMIQSVATSNELQPEGGTMKKFASLPRFKKIDFSPLKMRLNSVLQRNPPSPQQ; encoded by the coding sequence ATGATGAACCACAACGAAATCTCCATGAACATGGACGTCAAGCTGGATACACACGATAAGCGTCCAGTGGCGCTGCGCTACAAGACGTGGACGCACTGCCAGGTAAAAATAGAGGCCATTAAGTGTGTGCCATGCTTCCTGCGGCTCAGTTTTCAAGTGATAGAGACCGAGTCGCACTCCCAAGAATGTCATCCCGCTAAACCCATTAGCGTCTCCGTGAACGTTCCGGGAGTCAGCTTGAGTCTGGCCACCTCTCGCACGAAGCAGCATTCATACGGCCTGTTTTGGACGCAGAACCGGCGGGACTGCTTTATCTATTTCGCCCTGGAAACGGAGATATCCTGTCGGCGTCACATGAAATGGATGCGAAAGTCGATCAAGAACCTGGAGCTTTATCGTCAGGTCTTTCTGGAGCAGCGCCGCCTGAGCAGGGGTCCTGGAGGTCTGGGCCCGCTCCCTAACCTGCCAGAAACTCTCGATGCTAGCGCGCTCTCGCCGCGAGTCTCGCAGATCTACGAGGAGATTTTTGACGGCAGCCGCATCTCCCGCGTCTCAATCGCCTCCGGCATCTACGAGGAGATGAAGCCATCAGTCATGGATACTCCTTCACCGCCTCCGCTACCCGCACATCCTTACCGTCAGCGAATAAACACTTTTGAGTGCGCTCAGCTAGGAGAGATTGCACGGTCCAGTACCAATCCCGAATCGGAGCTGgctaagaagaagaagtacAAGAACATGCTGGAAAACCTGTTCGGAAGTTCACGTCAAAAGCGttcaggcagcagcagcgagaTGGCTAATGAATCCAGCGACGAGGCCCTGCCACTGTATGAGAATGCCCCCACGCCGGAGCCTGTGCTTCCGGTAAAGCGCACATCCCAGTTAAGCAAGTCCCAGCGCAATAGCTTCTCAAGTCCGGATCTGTCCAAACTCAATCTGCTGGACACCTTTGGCGAATACTTCGAAGCGCAAAACCATGAATCGAGCTTGGAGCTCAACATTAGTTTGGATGAGTCGGTCATTGAACCAATGTCTCGGGATAAGATTGTTGCGCAGATAACTAGCCAATTGGGCAAGGCCGACTCTTTGGAAAGTCTAAATGTTTCTGAGCAACTGCCGTACAACTTCAACTTTTCCGCCTGCAACACGTCCACCATCAATCTCATCGGTTCGCATGGAGCTGTTCCGCAGGGTAATCAGCTAAAGAAAAATAAGATATTACAGGATGACCTTACGGGATACTGTGTAATGGCACCCATTTTAAAGGCGACGGTAAAAGAGCCACGGGGGCAGCCAGGCGGCAGTACAGTGTCCACATCGTCCGGATATTCCACGGGCTACTGCTCCTCCACCAGCAGCTGTAACACGGAGGACCAGCTCACCAAGACGCAGATCGCCAACGAGAGTGACATTTACGAACCCATGCATGGCAGCTCCCTGAACAGTACCGTGGAAGCAGCGGCAGCTGGATTTGCGGAACATCTCTACGAGAACCTTTTGGCTGTGAAGGCTGCACAGGAGCTGGAGGCACAGCCTCTCGGTTTTGGACTGAGCACAAGCACACCCACCGAATCTCCACTGGCGCCTGCTTTGCCGCAGAAGAGAATGCCCAAGGACAACATTATCGAACAGAAACCAGAGGAGGAAAACTACTACCAGACACCAAGAAAGTCAATAATTAGTGTGGACGACAAGATACCCTCCTATTATCCGAACAGCTGCGACACCCTCAAGTCAAAGCGACGCAGTCCCACCGAACATGGACCTAGTTTCCGACACTTAGTCAGTTCCAAATTGCGACGTGAACGAAAGGAGAACCTTTATATTTCCTCGCCCCAGCAGATCATTGAACAGCGCCACAAGGCGGCCACCatctcatcatcatcagctaGGAATAAAATCTCAACCAAAAAGACTGCCGCCCACAAAATCTCAGACAGTGTTTATACAGTCACCCATCCAGTAAAGCGTCCGAATAGCCACAATACCCATcaaagcaacaataacaacaacaatgaagGCGTGGATGACGAACTGCTGCACTTGACTGTGTTAAAGAATATTGACTTTAAGTTTGACGATAGTCAAGCATCTGAGGATTCCTGCCAGGCGAAAGCGACGGCTTTTCCCGTAGCTAACACAGGCTTTGTACAGCCAATTCTCGAGAGGGAGTACGAGGAGAAGGGCAGTCGTCTTTTGCAGAAGTATGCAACGCTGGCCAAAATCGGCCATTCGCCGAGCAAACCCTTACCCGCACCAGCGCGCCTAGAGCCCATGATTCAGTCCGTGGCTACGTCCAACGAGTTGCAGCCCGAGGGAGGCACTATGAAAAAGTTCGCCTCGCTACCACGCTTCAAGAAAATTGACTTTTCTCCGCTGAAGATGAGACTCAACAGTGTCTTGCAAAGAAATCCACCTTCACCGCAGCAGTAA
- the LOC6528298 gene encoding DNA polymerase interacting tetratricopeptide repeat-containing, protein of 47 kDa: protein MEQLAAQKNWTDEERLELAAQLDAELDAFIDGLEKKRYEEGWPEDRWQEEMDKHPFFMKRAPQPGDDVHPMFEGLQKLKYDPEENTRDELALNYKEDGNFYMKHKKFRMAIYSFTEGIKSKTENPDVLAVLYNNRSAAHYFIKNYRSSLSDAQRALFFKPDYTKARWRSAQCAYELERFDVCTQMCEELLEVDVDHKEANALLHKNKMKKLEIERNQRKEAAEAKRRLTRFHRLRDAIEQRAIKFDDQKVGKKATLSEELLRPKFQPLEDHPVHLDEDGSTLIWPAAFSYPEFLFSDFQQQLPETATMRDCLMTLFAEPLPCDKAQNYRQGNVHVYYENRKVGCVHKVDEEKQLADIIAEKGFFVSGGALLFYVVPKDSRVEKEFINQQRRPMVYS from the exons ATGGAACAACTGGCGGCACAAAAAAACTGGACGGATGAGGAGCGCCTGGAGCTGGCGGCCCAGCTAGACGCGGAGCTAGATGCGTTCATCGATGGCCTGGAGAAGAAACGGTACGAGGAGGGCTGGCCGGAGGACCGCTGGCAGGAAGAGATGGACAAGCACCCGTTCTTCATGAAACGTGCTCCACAGCCAGGCGACGACGTGCATCCGATGTTCGAGGGCTTGCAGAAGCTGAAGTACGATCCGGAGGAAAACACGCGCGACGAGCTGGCGCTCAACTATAAGGAGGATGGCAACTTTTACATGAAGCATAAGAAGTTTCGCATGGCAATCTACAGCTTCACCGAGGGAATCAAGTCTAAGACGGAGAATCCCGACGTGCTAGCCGTTCTCTACAACAACCGCTCGGCCGCTCACTACTTCATTAAGAATTACAGATCCTCGTTGAGCGACGCCCAGCGAGCCCTGTTTTTCAAGCCGGACTACACAAAGGCCCGTTGGCGGTCAGCGCAGTGTGCGTACGAGCTGGAGAGATTTGATGTGTGCACTCAGATGTGCGAGGAGCTGCTTGAGGTGGATGTCGATCACAAGGAGGCCAACGCACTGCTGCACAAAAACAAGATGAAGAAG CTCGAGATAGAGCGCAATCAACGCAAGGAGGCTGCCGAGGCAAAGCGTCGGCTTACACGCTTTCATAGACTGCGCGACGCCATCGAGCAGCGCGCCATTAAGTTTGACGATcaaaaagttggcaaaaaaGCTACCTTAAGCGAGGAGCTCCTTCGTCCTAAATTTCAGCCTTTGGAGGACCACCCAGTGCACCTGGATGAGGACGGCAGCACACTGATCTGGCCAGCTGCGTTCTCCTACCCCGAGTTCCTGTTCAGCGACTTTCAACAGCAGCTTCCAGAGACTGCCACCATGCGGGATTGTTTAATGACGTTGTTCGCCGAACCGCTCCCATGCGACAAGGCACAAAACTACCGCCAGGGTAACGTGCACGTTTACTACGAGAACCGCAAGGTGGGGTGCGTCCACAAGGTGGACGAGGAAAAGCAGCTCGCCGATATAATCGCCGAAAAGGGATTTTTCGTTTCTGGTGGAGCCCTGCTCTTTTATGTGGTGCCTAAGGATTCACGGGTGGAAAAGGAGTTTATAAACCAACAGCGACGACCCATGGTGTACAGCTGA
- the LOC6528299 gene encoding transcription factor Adf-1 isoform X1, producing MHTLTAAIEMDKLDANLEQQFDLNLIEAVKLNPVIYDRSHYNYKHFVRKAQTWKQIAETLGVPEQKCTKRWKSLRDKFAREMKLCQESRWRYFKQMQFLVDSIRQYRESLLGKCANGSQNANQVADPSQQQQAQQQTVVDIFAQPFNGSATTSAQALTHPHEITVTSDAQLATAVGKDQKPYFYEPPLKRERSEEEHSDNMLNTIKIFQNNVSQAVSAEDQSFGMVVTDMLNTLGVRQKAEAKVHIIKYLTDMQLLAQHNKY from the exons A TGCATACCCTCACAGCGGCCATTGAGATGGACAAGCTGGATGCCAATCTTGAGCAGCAGTTTGATCTCAATCTCATCGAGGCTGTCAAGCTGAACCCAGTGATATACGACAGGTCGCACTACAATTACAAGCACTTTGTGCGCAAGGCTCAGACCTGGAAACAAATCGCCGAAACGCTCGGTGTGCCTG AACAAAAATGTACGAAACGTTGGAAGAGTTTGCGCGACAAGTTCGCCCGCGAGATGAAACTATGCCAGGAATCGCGCTGGCGTTACTTCAAGCAGATGCAATTCCTGGTTGACTCCATCAGGCAGTACCGAGAGTCACTGCTCGGCAAGTGCGCCAATGGGAGTCAAAACGCCAACCAGGTGGCTGATccgtcgcagcagcagcaggcgcagcaaCAGACCGTCGTGGATATATTTGCACAGCCCTTCAACGGCAGCGCCACAACCTCGGCCCAGGCACTGACCCATCCGCATG AAATTACGGTCACCAGCGATGCACAGCTGGCCACCGCCGTGGGCAAGGACCAAAAGCCATACTTCTACGAGCCGCCGCTCAAGCGGGAGCGCAGTGAGGAGGAGCACAGCGACAACATGCTCAACACCATCAAGATTTTCCAAAACAACGTCTCGCAGGCGGTCAGTGCCGAGGACCAGTCGTTTGGCATGGTAGTCACAGATATGCTTAACACGCTGGGCGTGCGGCAAAAGGCCGAGGCGAAAGTTCACATCA
- the LOC6528299 gene encoding transcription factor Adf-1 isoform X2 translates to MDKLDANLEQQFDLNLIEAVKLNPVIYDRSHYNYKHFVRKAQTWKQIAETLGVPEQKCTKRWKSLRDKFAREMKLCQESRWRYFKQMQFLVDSIRQYRESLLGKCANGSQNANQVADPSQQQQAQQQTVVDIFAQPFNGSATTSAQALTHPHEITVTSDAQLATAVGKDQKPYFYEPPLKRERSEEEHSDNMLNTIKIFQNNVSQAVSAEDQSFGMVVTDMLNTLGVRQKAEAKVHIIKYLTDMQLLAQHNKY, encoded by the exons ATGGACAAGCTGGATGCCAATCTTGAGCAGCAGTTTGATCTCAATCTCATCGAGGCTGTCAAGCTGAACCCAGTGATATACGACAGGTCGCACTACAATTACAAGCACTTTGTGCGCAAGGCTCAGACCTGGAAACAAATCGCCGAAACGCTCGGTGTGCCTG AACAAAAATGTACGAAACGTTGGAAGAGTTTGCGCGACAAGTTCGCCCGCGAGATGAAACTATGCCAGGAATCGCGCTGGCGTTACTTCAAGCAGATGCAATTCCTGGTTGACTCCATCAGGCAGTACCGAGAGTCACTGCTCGGCAAGTGCGCCAATGGGAGTCAAAACGCCAACCAGGTGGCTGATccgtcgcagcagcagcaggcgcagcaaCAGACCGTCGTGGATATATTTGCACAGCCCTTCAACGGCAGCGCCACAACCTCGGCCCAGGCACTGACCCATCCGCATG AAATTACGGTCACCAGCGATGCACAGCTGGCCACCGCCGTGGGCAAGGACCAAAAGCCATACTTCTACGAGCCGCCGCTCAAGCGGGAGCGCAGTGAGGAGGAGCACAGCGACAACATGCTCAACACCATCAAGATTTTCCAAAACAACGTCTCGCAGGCGGTCAGTGCCGAGGACCAGTCGTTTGGCATGGTAGTCACAGATATGCTTAACACGCTGGGCGTGCGGCAAAAGGCCGAGGCGAAAGTTCACATCA
- the LOC6528299 gene encoding transcription factor Adf-1 isoform X3, with protein sequence MKLCQESRWRYFKQMQFLVDSIRQYRESLLGKCANGSQNANQVADPSQQQQAQQQTVVDIFAQPFNGSATTSAQALTHPHEITVTSDAQLATAVGKDQKPYFYEPPLKRERSEEEHSDNMLNTIKIFQNNVSQAVSAEDQSFGMVVTDMLNTLGVRQKAEAKVHIIKYLTDMQLLAQHNKY encoded by the exons ATGAAACTATGCCAGGAATCGCGCTGGCGTTACTTCAAGCAGATGCAATTCCTGGTTGACTCCATCAGGCAGTACCGAGAGTCACTGCTCGGCAAGTGCGCCAATGGGAGTCAAAACGCCAACCAGGTGGCTGATccgtcgcagcagcagcaggcgcagcaaCAGACCGTCGTGGATATATTTGCACAGCCCTTCAACGGCAGCGCCACAACCTCGGCCCAGGCACTGACCCATCCGCATG AAATTACGGTCACCAGCGATGCACAGCTGGCCACCGCCGTGGGCAAGGACCAAAAGCCATACTTCTACGAGCCGCCGCTCAAGCGGGAGCGCAGTGAGGAGGAGCACAGCGACAACATGCTCAACACCATCAAGATTTTCCAAAACAACGTCTCGCAGGCGGTCAGTGCCGAGGACCAGTCGTTTGGCATGGTAGTCACAGATATGCTTAACACGCTGGGCGTGCGGCAAAAGGCCGAGGCGAAAGTTCACATCA